The Aphis gossypii isolate Hap1 chromosome 3, ASM2018417v2, whole genome shotgun sequence genome includes a region encoding these proteins:
- the LOC126551453 gene encoding uncharacterized protein LOC126551453, translating into MTEYQAEMLKKFGYDKICIDGTHGLNNYNFQLYTLLVVDNYGNGFPVAFCFTNKSDTSTYKLFFEYIQRAVGLIKANVFMSDDEPGFYNAWESIMGPVSKQLLCTWHVLRSWSKNLSKIHSKEKKSMVYKTLKSLMHETDKNKFYIELTKVIEDLKNDTDTADFGQYFVSNYSSRVEKWAFFNRRHIGINTNMYLEALHKNIKY; encoded by the coding sequence atgactgAATACCAAGctgaaatgttaaaaaaatttggatatgataaaatatgcatagatGGAACACatggtttaaataattataactttcaGTTGTATACTTTACTTGTAGTAGACAATTATGGAAATGGTTTTCCTGTGGCATTctgttttacaaataaatcagATACatctacatataaattattttttgaatatatccAGCGTGCAGTAGGACTTATCAAAGCTAATGTATTTATGTCTGACGATGAACCTGGATTTTATAACGCATGGGAATCTATTATGGGTCCGGtttctaaacaattattatgtacttggCACGTATTAAGAAGTTGGAGTAAAAACCTTTCCAAAATtcattcaaaagaaaaaaaatctatggtTTATAAGacattaaaatctttaatgcatgaaactgataaaaacaaattttacataGAATTAACAAAGGTCattgaagatttaaaaaatgatacagATACTGCAGATTTTGGTCAATATTTTGTGAGCAATTATTCTTCAAGAGTTGAAAAATGGGCATTTTTCAATCGCAGACATATTGGTATCAACACAAATATGTATTTGGAAGctcttcataaaaatattaaatattga